The window ATCTTCCTAGCTCCGATCAGGCAAGACCCATACCCACGAGCTCCGATCGTTCCAGTCAAGTGTatctctgtgttttttttttttcttcacttttgaGCAAGTGTATCTCTATGTTGATTTGTCTGTGGATgtgtttgggttaattttcaattgattttgggttttctgttgattttgggttaattttcagtTGAGTTTGGTTAATACTTTGTGCTAGATTGCGGTGTTTGCTGGTGGCTCTGGGTTTGGTGGTTATTCTGGCGCGCTGGGTTGTTGCAATGGTTGGGGAAGGGAAGTGGTTTGACAGAGGAgagaataatattaaaaaattgtttacacggtgaacagtaaccgtgtatatatacACGCTTACTGTTCATTTTGCAAGACATCTTGTATATTTAGACATTTTTACATGAACTGATGTGGGAGGATTTTGGgttaaaatgtgtaaattggagcattttttgtattttagatgAGTATCCACGAGCtggtgtggatgctcttagagtATCTTATTGTTCCTTGGAGGTATAAATCTCATAGACGCTCCAAGATGTGAGTGAGAAGTTTTCGTATCCAATATCTAATAGATATCATGAGGCTATAGGAATCACCTGACCAACCTTTtggagttttatttttaaaattttatacataAGCAAATGGTGTGGCCAAAATATGCTACTCCCAACCTCACAAGACACTGATCTACGACATGTTCTTCAAGCTCACTAAACCAAGTTAATTGACCACCTCGTTCACATTCTTCCAATTCCAAAGGATACCCAATCAAATATTAACTCAAGAttttgagtaaagttgtaattttctatTTGAGTAGATTATATTATATGATCAAATTTAGTTTGCTTTCTTATAGTACTAGTATAAATTTCTTTGCAAGTTACTTAATTAAGTTATTCTTTTCTCATATATTAAATATCACCACtaaaattcttttataattgtcataaatttatgattaaattttaattgaaattatattattttgagaattatatatacttttctctataaaaatattatttaagtttctataaagtaaaaataataatttaatatctcATTAACTTAATTAAGCACTTACATAATATAATCTCAAGTCTATATgaatattgtagggacacgattattcacgacccaagaatgacattgggctcgtatgtaatgggcccgaacaatataatttatagagtgtgggcttgaaaggcctgACCTTGGTCACTGGACAGCGGTCTAGTCGTGGTTTTTATGGAAGCTCATATGAGGGTGGACCGGGCGTGATTGACGAAACCTTTCTTCAGTGCGACCTATGGGgtttttgtcctcggaccccgtccgaggagcttagCGTTCTTCTCATTCTCCCTTTTTTAGGACTTCTCCCTCTAGGGGCTCCCCTTCCCCCTtggttcttcttcccttttatactagtagttACTCTCCTTTCAATGTTCACACGTAAGTTTTACTTTCTAAGAgggagacttgtcctatcagcccatacctagagtggttgggagtagacgtaaaagttgaatagcatggtgaagagcatgggcctgtcagacgcagagttctttattacagtattggcagctttttcaCTTGTCCTGCCCCTGTACTGAATTCGTCCTTTTCTTTAGGTGTTCTGTGAGGTGCCaagcataagatcgtcctcgaCAGTATTCTTGGGCCTTTTTTGGACTTTCACTTCGCGTCCTCGGAAGTTATTCTCTTCAGCTTGGGTCTTGGGCCCTACTGTGAAGTGGGCTGGGACTGCAAATTCTccggccccacaatagcccttcaaaatcctgctgcccgacctcctggttggggaggagggttttggtgatgtcggGCCCAAACCATGGCTTGCCCAGTTCTGTACTTTATTAATGTCGGTGTTTCTCCATTTGCGTGGGAGGTGCGCCGGATTATGAGACATCCCTCTAGATTTACTCACGCGGCGTCCTCAACGTTTCAGTGCTCGAGGCGCATTTTTAATATGTCCCCTTCACGAGTCTATTCAAATCTTATGGTGGCAGACGGTGTTGGGAATTGAGCCAAAACCGTCTTGTCTGTAGCATTTCTTGGAAACCCGCatagattaaatgccaccaatTTGCCCTCtatataagtaggataggaGGTTACTCCCTTTACGTATAAACCTTTCGGCCCCTTCAAATTCCTAATCCTTCAGCTGTACTCTCAGTCTTCATCTCCAGTGCAATCAACCCTTAGAGTAATATGTTTGAGGCACGAGTGGGGATGAAGGATCCACACCCGCTCCAGAGGCACTAGGTCTCTCCGAGTCCCAGGATGGCACGGTCAGGGCAGGGAAGATAAAGACTTAAGACAGTTCTCCGTTTTCACAAGGTGGGAGCGATTCCTCcgcctctttcagtcaaaatccgaagcaggtactaGTCGCGTCAGATTTTTGATGCGATAGCAGTAGGATTTCCCGTCATCAGCACTATCCGCCTATCGCGAGCGTTGATAAtatggaggctcatcaacttcctgTGTGACCATCTACGAATACCccgctccctgcaccttttcttgaAAGGTGTTAATCCCCCGTTaagttcttttgctgcctgagttatgggcatgtaaaagtattgagaaaTGGTTTCCTTAAACAACATTTTAGAATTgctgcatctctcttctctgcacctcttcttctacttcttcctttctcctttgtatcttttctttttgtttatatgGTTAGCCTTTAGTATAGGCTTACTTGAGCTccttcattgtacgttgtacgtTGTAccatttctttgtcttaataaaagataattttgtttccttctaaatatttttcttttctgcagtAATTACTTCGTGAATGGATGTATTTcatgtgtatttttctttaataatgcTTAGGGTAGGAAACCTtgtaacaaaaagctattaatCTGAACTTACTGAGgctatcaaatataataataccaaCCAATAGGGGATTAAACTTATGAGACTAACCGAGACAATAGCTGAGTGCTCTATAATGCGCGTGAGGTAGTCATCCGAGAATGagaaacccaaaataaaccaTCCGAGAGGGTTGCTAAGTAGTGGGGAACTTTGGCCGTATTTTTGATAACACCTGGTctctggtccgaggactgagGTACGGTTGTACTGGGCCCCAACACATTCGCATTAGTTCCTTCggtattgaggatccgaggatAGGCCGGGACTTCCATTCAGTCTAGGGATTAACCCAATTATCAATGGGTAATCCCTCCATGGGACAGAGCCTGTAGGCCATACAACGTCCGGGTGGTGTCCAAAACTCAGTATTTTCCttcaaagtagttggtttccccataggcatgagtccgaggaccatacaaggccttggttctgtccaaaacttgtatttttttcttttaagtagttggtttccccataggcttgagtccgaggaccatacaaggcctttggttctgtccaaaacttgtattttttcttttaagtagttggttttcccataggtttgagtccgaggaccatacaaggccttggttctgtccaaaacttgcagtttttcttttaagtagttggtttccccataggcttgagtccaaggaccatacaaggccttggttctgtccaaaacttatatttttttcttttaagtagttggtttccccataggcttgagtccgaggaccatacaaggccttggttctgtccaaaacttgtattttttcttttaagtagttggtttccccatagacttgaatatgaagaccatacaatgccttgattctgtccaaaacttgcagtttttcttttaagtagttggtttccccataggcttgagtccgagaaccatacaaggccttggttttgtccaaaacttgtattttttcttttaagtagttggtttctccatagacttgagtctgaggaccatacaagaccttagttctgtccaaaacttgtaatttttcttttaagtagttggtttccccattggcttgagtccgaggaccatataaggccttggttctccGGCcccacaaatatatttttatatatgtatatactaTATggtataaacatataatattagtACATATTTAAATTGAGTTACTTGCTCAACAAGtttgttcaaaaacaaaatattcacATTTGAACTTCTTATTAATAATTAGGTCTAAATTCTAAACTTGAACTAAAATATGGTTTGTTTgctaaataaaataacataaataattattttttctgaaccaactcaagttttttttttttttttttaggggcaAGTTGTTCATACATATAATTGGATTTATTTGTTGTCAATTGTCATTAAGactaataaataaaaggcaatgttttatttatttattgcacATAACtgtacacacacatatatatatatatatatatatttttttttttaattgaaattgtgaTTTTGTATACCGTTGTGTGCGCAACTGGTGTACACTAgtatttaatataatatttaccCATAAATGAAAGGAAATGAGGAGTATGAGTTTTGGGCCGGGTTGTGTTAAATGGGTGGATCTTTCTGAATTTGACCCGGAACCTAAACCGAACATTCACAggcaaaaagaagaagaaaaaaaaaagtaaaaaaccagAAAGAACCCCAACGATTTGCTAAACTCAGAatttgaggagagagagagagagagagagagagaagatggaGACGTCGGGGCAGTGGTTACAGAAGGCGTTGGTGGATCTATGTCAAAGGATAGAAacgggtttgggtttgggtatgGATATTGATATGATATCCGGGTTGGTCTCTTACTGTGAACTTGCTCATCCCCAAGACGCCAAAGAGTACCTGGAcgtaaatctctctctctctctatctctctttcctaTTATCTATTTCTTCTTGTTTACTTGCTTATCGGATTTCACCCTGTGTTATAATTAATGGGTCTTCTTCAAAATCTTTGCTTTCATTGAAATTATGATCAATTTTGgaactcaactttttttttttttttttttaacttgctTATTGGATTTCACTCTGTGTTATAATTACTGGGTCTTCTTCaaaatcttttctttcattGAAATTATGATCAATTTTGGaacccaactttttttttgaacagGTTTGGTAATTTATTGGATATCATATTTTTAAGGCTTTGTAGGCATTGTTTTGATTAGAAGGAGTTCACAGTTAAATTAGTTCTTTAGTCATGATTGCCTGATACTTGTTTACATTTATTGGATATCTAAATgtttacatttttattaaatgtatCACCTGATACTTGTTTGAGATGGCAATTATAGAGACATGGGGGAAATGACTATTTTTTCTGAAGATTAATGCAATAATATTTGAAGAATCAATATTGGCAGAAAATGTCACTTAATTTCTTGTGACAAAATTCCAGTTCCTGCTATTTatccttatttttctttggatgCTACATTATCAGATTCTTTTGTTGCTGCAgctgttgaaattaaaaattatggttTTCATTTTCCTATGCAGAATATAATTGGCCAGGAAGCGGGCAAAAGTGTTATAGATGAATATTTACAGCGGAGAGGCCACTCAGATGTCGGTAGCAGCACCCCAAATGTCCCAACTTCAAAATTACAAGCCTATGTCAAACCACGCTCTGATGAAGCATCTGTCAGTGGAACCAGGAAACCTAAAGCACCAAAAGTGGTTTCAGTCCCCAGTTCCCAGGCAGAACCAAAAAAACATATGGTGTCTAGTCATCAGGAAAACCAGGTCTCATCAGAGACTAATGAGTCAAGAACCATGCAGAAAGGGAACCAAGTTAGTTCTAAAAAGAAGAAAGCTGGGAAAGTTATTTCACTTGCAGAGGCTGCCAAAGGGTCAATCGTATTCCAGCAGGGGAAACCATGCTCATGCCAAGCTCGTCGCCACAAACTGGTCAGCAATTGTTTATCTTGTGGCAAGATAGTTTGTGAGCAAGAGGGAGAGGGCCCTTGCAGTTTTTGTGGTTCCCTTGTGCTGAAGGAAGGGAGCACATATGCTGGTCTAGATGAAAGTTTGCCTCTTCAATCAGATGCTGAAGCAACTGCTGAAGCTTATGCAAAGAGGCTTGTTGAATATGACCGGGACTCTGCAGCACGTACAACAGTTATTGATGACCAAAGTGACTACTATGAAATTGAGGGGAACAGTTGGTTGTCAAAGGAGGTAACTAGTTTCTTTCAATCTGTATAGTTGAATCATATAGTATTACACTAGTACTTTTGTGTACTTTGAATTCacttcaattaatatttttcttccaGGAAAAGGAACTTCTAAAGAAGAAGCAAGAAGAGATTGAAGAAGCTGAACGGGCCAAACGAAATAAAGTGGTTGTGACTTTTGACTTGGTTGGCCGCAAGGTATTAAATGCTTTACCAAACGGACTGTCTTATATTTTGTTATCAGTTGGATTTGTTGCTGCATGAATATATATTCAGCCAGTTGGATTTTGCACTAGCAAGACCTTTTCATTATTACTAGTACTGTATTCTTTTCAAATATCtataatcatttttttccttctttttttttttggtgggtaaGAAATCTACCAAGTTATGCTTTCTCACTAGTTCTTTTgctttcatattttattattatacctAATTATGGAAATCTTGATCACCagcttttgtttttcattgtgcATACAATAGGTAACTCCCAATAGTTTATTACAGCTTTTGTTAATAGGCAGGTCACACACATACTCACACTTGAAATTGTTATTAGggtcctttcttttctttgcccATCTTGTTATAGATGCTTGTAAAACaaatttctccctttctttctttcttactcTTTGACTCAGATCTACTAAATCTCAAGgtgtattctttttctaatatAACAATGTTTTGCAGGTTCTTTTGAACGAGGATGATGTTTCAGAATTAGAATCAGAGAATAGAATATTACGGCCACCTGATGAACGAGAAGTGAACCGGATTAAACCAAACCCAACTCTTAGAGTCCAACCAGTCTTTGTGGACCCAGGCCCCAGTAAGAAGCCTGATAAAGGTAGACAACCAAACAAGGGCCTAACCAATGGCATATGCTTGGAGATAACAGGGAGGGTGCAGCACGATAGCAATGAATTGAAACATTTTATGAAGGACAAGCAAACTGAAACAGCTTCAAGTGGGAAAATTTGGCAAGTGCCATCAGTAAATGGGGGTCTGCATGCGAAAGATGATGGTGAATGTTCTCTAGATTATTATTGAGGTATATATATCCTGATTACTTGAAGTTTTGTGCTTTCTTTCTAACATGTTTCAATACAATGGCAAGAAAATTTTTCTGAAAAGGGTTACTGGGCATGCCAGTTTGATACCATGGTTCAATGTTGTTTTTGTGGACCTGAAAATAGATGAATGAAATACAAAAGTTTTGGAATGCCACTTTGCTTTAGTAATCCACCTTTCTCTCCATTGCATAAAATCTACCGGTATTTTCCAAATCTATAGCCACAAGTCCCAACCTATGAGGAAAGGGTGATAGAAATGACTTTCCCATTTtccaaataatattttgttatagAATAGGCATGTTTGGCATTGTATATAACCGGTAGTTGTACTACCATGATACAATCATAAAAGATTGATTTGTTAATACCAATTACCATGAGACAACACTTTTTATGAAGAAGGGCAATATGGTATGGCACTCCAGTTTTCCTCAGAAGAAATGGCCAACTACAATTCCTTAGTTACAGTACAAAGTATCTCCATATAATTTATAACATATGGTTGCATTAACCAATGAAGTATAACCAATGTtatgtgttttcaaaaacaattaaattcaatctaGTTATGTGTTTGAAGCTAATTGGTATTGGTGATCgaatttaattggagaaccTAATGTATTGGCAGTACTGCAGCTAAAGAAAGAAACTCAAGAACGATATTAATCcatcttattcttttttagtcaaaattatttaacaaaaaaactcaagaaCAAGATTAATTAAGTTATCTTATTATTGTTAGCCAAATTTTCCCTCAGactagtctctctctctctctccacaagCAATTGC of the Quercus robur chromosome 10, dhQueRobu3.1, whole genome shotgun sequence genome contains:
- the LOC126702502 gene encoding uncharacterized protein LOC126702502, translated to METSGQWLQKALVDLCQRIETGLGLGMDIDMISGLVSYCELAHPQDAKEYLDNIIGQEAGKSVIDEYLQRRGHSDVGSSTPNVPTSKLQAYVKPRSDEASVSGTRKPKAPKVVSVPSSQAEPKKHMVSSHQENQVSSETNESRTMQKGNQVSSKKKKAGKVISLAEAAKGSIVFQQGKPCSCQARRHKLVSNCLSCGKIVCEQEGEGPCSFCGSLVLKEGSTYAGLDESLPLQSDAEATAEAYAKRLVEYDRDSAARTTVIDDQSDYYEIEGNSWLSKEEKELLKKKQEEIEEAERAKRNKVVVTFDLVGRKVLLNEDDVSELESENRILRPPDEREVNRIKPNPTLRVQPVFVDPGPSKKPDKGRQPNKGLTNGICLEITGRVQHDSNELKHFMKDKQTETASSGKIWQVPSVNGGLHAKDDGECSLDYY